A single window of Coffea eugenioides isolate CCC68of chromosome 7, Ceug_1.0, whole genome shotgun sequence DNA harbors:
- the LOC113777168 gene encoding uncharacterized protein LOC113777168 yields MPIKEEGKTFFKLTNEPPRARSRDTKCWRCQGLGHIASQCPNQRTMIVLPNGEVISDDEEEYKEMPPLEEDDDTEAPSHILLGRPWQFNRSTSHDGRTNTYTFLHKGKKITLAPLIPKQVYEDQMKIQQECEKIDERKRVEKHERKERRRFVQNEREKAIYGTDHEVKQEEKILLSAKAKDVRRGFLGGRTMLLFYTKVVSNDTNIIDTSLPSSFTKLLQEYEDVFPNDVPSGLPPIRGIEHQIDLIPGAPLPNRPAYRSNLEETKEIQRQVEEFLGKGWALESLSPCAIPVILVPKKDGSWKMCTGCRAINTITVKYRHPIPRLDDMLDELHGAVIFTKIDLKFGYHQIRIKEGDK; encoded by the exons ATGCCGATCAAGGAGGAGGGAAAAACCTTTTTCAAGCTAACCAACGAACCTCCTAGAGCAAGGAGCCGTGACACCAAGTGTTGGAGGTGTCAAGGACTTGGCCATATTGCTagccaatgtccaaaccaaagGACAATGATCGTGCTTCCAAACGGAGAGGTAATATCCGACGATGAAGAAGAGTACAAGGAAATGCCGCCACTAGAAGAGGACGATGACACCGAAGCG CCTAGCCATATCTTACTTGGTAGACCATGGCAATTCAATAGAAGTACCAGCCATGATGGTCGAACCAATACATACACCTTCCTACACAAAGGAAAAAAGATCACACTTGCACCACTCATACCTAAGCAAGTGTATGAAGACCAAATGAAAATTCAACAAGAATGTGAGAAAATTGATGAGCGAAAAAGAGTGGAAAaacatgaaagaaaagaaaggaggaGATTCGTGCAAAATGAGAGGGAAAAGGCAATATATGGGACGGATCATGAGgtaaaacaagaggaaaaaatATTATTGAGTGCAAAAGCCAAAGATGTGAGGAGAGGTTTTCTTGGAGGCCGAACCATGCTCTTGTTTTACACGAAGGTAGTTTCGAATGACACTAACATAATTGACACTTCATTGCCTAGTTCTTTTACTAAGCTTTTGCAGGAGTATGAGGATGTTTTTCCAAATGATGTGCCAAGTGGCTTACCACCCATAAGGGGTATTGAACACCAAATAGACCTCATACCTGGAGCACCCTTGCCTAATCGACCCGCATATAGAAGCAACCTCGAGGAAACCAAGGAGATTCAAAGGCAAGTGGAGGAGTTCCTAGGCAAAGGATGGGCACTAGAGAGCTTGAGTCCCTGTGCTATTCCAGTCATTCTTGTGCCAAAGAAAGACGGGTCTTGGAAGATGTGCACTGGCTGCCGAGCTATAAACACCATCACGGTAAAGTATCGCCATCCCATTCCTCGACTAGATGACATGTTAGATGAATTACATGGTGCAGTTATATTCACAaaaattgatctgaaatttggGTATCATCAAATTAGAATTAAAGAGGGAGACAAGTGA